The DNA segment GCCCAGTCCTTGCTTTCCTCTTCATCTGCTGAGGGCTGTTGTTCGATGGTAAAACCCCTGCACACATCACTCTCGGGATTCACAAGCACACCACGTCCATGAATCCCTTAAATATTAGCCTGGGAACGAAGTTAAATTAACATCTGTGGCTGGATGTCTAGCTGTTTATCCAGAACTTGGCACGGACCTCAGGTTTACTTCAAACAACCCATTTACACCCCCAGAACGAGCCCCTCTGAGAggagagactgaggggagaccttattgctctctacaactccctgaaaggaggttgttgagaggagggtgctgggctcttctctctagtgacagggacaggacaaggggaatggcctcgagctgcacCAGGGCAAGTTCAGACTGgccatgaggaagaaatttttcaccgaaagggccattgggccctggcagaggctgcccagggaggtggtggagtccccacccatggaggtatttaaaagatgggtaaatgaggtgctcagggccatggtttagtgcCAGAACTTGGCAGAGACCTCAGGTTTACTTCAAACAACCCATTTACACCCGCAGAACGAGCCCctctgagaagaggaggctgaggggaaactttattgctctctacgaGAGAGCCAGGTGCCCAAGAAGACcaagcatcctggcttggattaGCAACGGGgcgggcagcaggagcagggaagggattgtcctcTTGGACTTAACGCTGgggaggccacacctcgaatcctgggctCCATTTTGGGAACCCTCATgccaagaaagaccttgaggggctggagcatgtgtggagaagggaatggagctggggaagggtctggagcccaggggttcagggagcagctgagggccctggggctgattggtctggaggaggctgaggggagacctcatcgctctccgCAGCTCCCGCacaggaggctgtggtgaggcgagtgttgttctcttctccccaagGATAAGAGACAGAACAACAGGGAGCGGACTCAGGTTGTGCTAGAGGAGGTTTCCATCggatgtcaggaaaaatttctttgctgaaagaccggtgaagccctggcagacGCTGAGTGCCGCGGTTCGGCGCCCATCTGAGGCGCTGCGGCGCTCCCCCTGAGGCGGGAAAAGCCCGCCAAAAGCCAGGCGcgagcggggcggggcggggctcCTCCCTCCCGGCAGCGGAAGGGCCCGCGCGgggcctgacgggagggggcggtgcCGGCGCCGGCGGCCACCGCGGGAGATTCCAACGGTCCCGTAGGAGCACAGCGCCCCGGAGCGCGGCCGAGAGGagcggggagcggggctggaggCCGGCCGGGAGGGACCGTGGGCTATGGTGGCTGCCCGGCAGAAGATGAGAACTGCTGCGGgtgctgcagtgagcaggatgGGTGTTGCCCCCCAGGCAGAGCCGCAGTGGGTCCGTGCAGCTCCCCAGAGCCCGGGCTGGAGGCAGTGCCCCCCCAGACCGGCTCACGCCTCTGGCACTGCCTCCGCTCCTGGAAGCTGTGCTCGTGGGGGGGAACTCCTTCGCGTtatggcagagctgagggaggaggtgaatagaCTGAGGGCCATCggggaatgtgagagggaggTGGATCGCTGGAGCAGTGCCCTCTCACAAACTCGgcaggctgctgcagccactgcgGCTGAGCAACACCCACCTGCAAAGTGCAAGGTTGGGGGAAcgagagatggggaatggcagcaaatTCCTACCCGGCGCAAGAAACCTGTTCCCCCCACCCAGACCACAAACCCCCAGAGACCCCTCAAGAACAAATATGAAGCCCTGCAGGTGGAACCCATCCCCAAGGATGAAGaggatggctcccacagcctagaaacattccctaggctgtGCCATCCTCAGGCGGGGCACGCCGGGAGTTGTAGTTCGCAAAGGGaacgctccaggcttgggggaaaatggaggaaaaggactTTGAGGGTACTGGTCAACAGTAGCCAAACGTGAGCCAACAGTGgccctggtggccaagaaggccaagcatcctggcttggatcagccatggggtgggcagtaggagcagggaagggattgtcctcTTGGACTCAGCACTGGGAAGGCTGTACCTCAAATCATGGATTCAGTTTGGGGCCTCTCATGCCAAGTAAGatcttgaggggctggagcatgtgtggagaagggaatggagctggggaagggtctggagcccaggggttcagggagctgcagagggccctggggctgtttggtctggagaagaggaggctgagggaagacatcatcgctctctgcagctcccgcaaaggaggctgtggtgaggcGAGTGttgttctgttctcttctccccagggaCAAAAGACAGAACAATAGGGAGCGGACTCAGGTTGTGCTaaaggaggtttagattggatattaggaaaaatttatttcttgaaagagtggtgaagccctggcagaggctgcccagggcagtggtggagtcctcatccctgtaGATGTAAAACACCCAAGTTGCTGTGGCACATTGGGACGTGGCTTAGTAGGCACCGTTGGTGTTGTGTTGGTGGTTGCACTGGAAAATCTtcaggacttttccaaccttaacgattctatgcCCTTCCCAGAGAGCCTGGGCCGCCACCCTTGGTGTTTCTCTGCTGGCTCTTGGCAGGCAGAGCTCGGAGCCAGGCGCTGCTGCCTGTCCCAGGGCTACACACGCtcaccacagcagcagagcattCAGCAGGGTTTTTTCAGATGTCCAACCCTacctcctgcctcccctcctGATTGGAATGACCCACGTCACTCCCCCTGCCCAAGTTCACTGTACCCAGCACCCAGAACCAGCCCCTCTGTGACATCAGCTCGGGGCCAAGGGCTCTGCGAGCAGCGTGAGCACTGCAGGCAGTTCGTCGGTTGATGCCATACTCGTCACCAGCTCTTGGTTCTTCTACTCCCTCGTGCCACTGGCACCATGAATGTTCTTTTTGTCCTCACCCTCCTGGCCCTGTTCTGGCCAGCACAGGGCTCCTGGGACACCTGCGAGTGAGTGCCACAGGCGCTGGGAGGGAGCTTGGGCAACGCTGCTGGGCTTCACTGGAGGATGCTCGCTCCCCAACAGCTTCATCAACCCCATGCGGTTCCTTCCCCAACCCCATGCGGTCGCTGCCGTTCCTCGCCAGCGCCCGGGCTGCTGGCACTGCTCCCCTAAGGAGCTAAAGCAGAAACAGGGGTGGATGCCTGCACATCCCACGGGGTTCCCTGGTGCTGCGCCCCATGCAGCGCTGCCGGGTGGGGAAGGAAGTTGTCTGACTTTCAGCCCAAACAGCATCAATGCTTTGAGCAGGACAGTAATGATTTTCTGGTTTCCACAGGACTTGCGGACTCCGGCCCTCGGATTACCAGAACTATAGCTCCGCACACGCTGCTGGTGGGAGCGATGGCCATCCAGGTGCCTGGCCGTGGATCGTGAGCGTGCAGCAGATCCGGGAGGCAGGCGTTGTACACATCTGCGGAGGGACCCTCATCCACCCCCAGTGGGTGCTGACAGCAGCCCACTGCTTCGTCAACACCCAgtaaggaggagcagggaacaggGAAATCCCCGCAGCACTGGCAGATACGCAGCCTGCAGCACCATAGGTGACTCCCAGCCGGTTTCTTGCATTGGAGAAGGCTGGGTTTGTGCCACTGCTTGCCAGAAGCCTCCATCTCCACTTTCCATGTTCCTCAGGCACACTGGGGTAGTTGTATTCTCCATAGTgttgctttcctctctcccttgggaagcaggaggcagggagctgctgggctgctgcagcgCGTGGCTCCTCTCCCTCTCACCCTTCTCTCCATCCACCTTCCAGCAATGTCCTGATGTGGCGCGTGGTTGCCGGTATCATGCACTTGGCTCATGAGGGACCTGAGGTCCAAGTGCGCTATATTAAACGGATCCTGGGTCACAAAGGCTACAGCAACATCACTCAGGCAAATGACATTGCCTTGATAGAACTGGACGAGCCTTTCCAGTGCAGCCCCTACGTGCAGCTCGCCTGCGTGCCAGATTTCTCCCTGCGAGTCCAGGAGCTGAAGACCTGCTACGTCAGCGGTTGGGGGGCCACCATGGCCGGATGTGAGTCCACCAAAAGTATTTGTGTCCTAGGAGCAAGCTAGGGACCCTGTGGAGATGAGATAGGTGTCCTGAACCGAAGGGCAAGAGCCAACATCAGGCTGGGAGGACATCTGCCTCTGGGGAGATGGGAATGAGCTGTCAGCCAAAGCAGGGTGGAAGGGAAACACCACGATGGCTCTGCAGATGCAGAGCCAagagacagggaaaggagaaggagaactggcagcagctgccggGTGTTCATTCCTGTCTTGCCCACAGCTCCTGGAATGCCTCCTGTGCTGCTCGAGTCCCAGGTCCACCTTCTCAACACACATGCCTGTAACAGCAGCGGGTGGTACCGTGGAGCCATCCACCCCCACAACCTGTGTGCGGGATATCCACAAGGCGGCATCGACACCTGCCAGGTAGGAGCACGATCCCagtcctgccccagcagcaccggcagccctggcacagctgcccCAACCTACCCCGGTGCCTGCTTTGGCCCCTCCCACCACTGGGTCCCCATCACTCCTGGGGTCACCTCCCATAGTCCAACCACTTATCCATGCCCACAGCCTGCCCTATGCCACAGCCCTGTGACTCTGCCCATAAAGCCCATCCTATGCTCCTGACATCCCGTAGGTCCAGATGCCAATCCTGAAACACACATTTTTGCTCAGCGATATGGTTGATAGGGAtgcttggacttgatgatccaagaggccttttccatcacagtgattctatgatccctctgccccacagccagagtccctgtgcagagaggagagcgAGCCCCAACCTGATGGAGCCCCCAGCACTCCCTAAATCCTCTCTTGTTCTCTGCAGGGGGACAGCGGGGGTCCTCTGGTCTGCCAAGATCCCCATGCTAACCACTCCTGGCTGGTGGGAGTGACCAGCTGGGGGAGAGGTTGTGCCAGAGCCCGTCGGCCAGGGGTTTATACCTCTACGCAATACTTCCGTGAGTGGATTGTGGCTCAGATGGGGATGGACTTGGCAGGAGCGGCCACTTCAACAGAATCAGCAAAGACCCATTTTCTCACCATCTCAAACCCTGGTGAAGGACCCCAGCCAGAACCAACACAGCGTGCCGTGTCTTCCACCTGCCCGTTTCACCTGGATAAGCTGAAGGGCGTTTTCGCCCAGCTGCAGAAGGTCCTGAAGTTCTTGAGGGGTGGCAAGGACTGAGCAGCAGGCGAAAGAGGATGCAGGATAGGGTGCGTGATACCACCACTGTGTCCTTCTGAGGCAATGCCTGCTGCTCCAAAGGCAGCCTCAGGGTCCCAGACCTGCTCCGTCAatcaagaataataataatattaaataaaatgcatacataaaaatacagaaaatcgCGTTCCCACTCCTTGATGACTatgtcaccacagatgctgcagagcaggcattAAGGGAAGGGTCTGAGGATGGGAGGGAATTGGACTCAGGAACTCAGGAACTGAATTCAGGAGaagaagcctggagaagagaaggatctgagaAAAAGCCTGGGCTTCTGCCACTGCATCCCAGATGACTCCATCTCCATTGTTCTAGTCCCTTGGGCATGCTGAGGCAGTCGCACCCTCCCTAGAAGCTTTCCGCTCTCCCttgggaagcaggaggcagggaggtgctgggctgctgcagcgCGGGGCTCCTCTCACCCTTCTCTCCATCTACGGTCTAGCAACCTCCCAGCGTGGCGAATAACGTGCTAGGATTCCATTTCATTCTATTCTAGCATTGTATTCAGTTATGGTTCTGTTCTATTCCATTCTATTCCTATTTCATTTCAATTCTTTGctgttctatgagtctattTGTCTTGGTTCTGGAAATAAAGTTCCTGGTTTTCACACCAAACTCTTCTTCAGTCCCTTTCTGTCTCCTGGGCAAGGCAAGGACTCCATACCTGGTCCTGCACAAtgaggctgcaggcagagaggaggccacaaagggAAAAGGTGGCTCCAAAGGATGAACCTGTGCCTGCTCCAAGACAAGACAGAGTGCAGTGGAAGAAGGGAACACTGGACACAGGGGCTGGAGGTGTCtggagaatcatggaatcatagaatgatttgtgttggaagggacctcaaagaccatcctgttccaacacccttgccatgggcagggacacctcccacgggcagggacacctcccactggatcacgttgctccAAGTTCCATTGGACCTGGTCttgaataccttcagggatggggcagccattgcttctctgggcagcctgggccaggccctccccactctcacaggtTAAACattcttcccaagatctcatctcaatttcccccctttcagcttaaaactcttccgcctcatcctctccctgccctccctggccaagagcccctccccagctttcctggagcccctttcagtacttgaaggctgctctaagtttTTCCCGGAGCCTTTTgtccttcaggctgaacaagcccaactctctcagcctgtccttgtatgggaggttctccagtccctggatcatctttgtggcctcttctggacttcCTCCAAGGGCCTTTACCAGCACCACTTCACACACAGCACAGCCCAGTCCTTGCTTTCCTCTTCATCTGCTGAGGGCTGTTGTTCGATGGTAAAACCCCTGCACACATCACTCTCGGGATTCACAAGCACACCACGTCCATGAATCCCTTAAATATTAGCCTGGGAACGAAGTTAAATTAACATCTGTGGCTGGATGTCTAGCTGTTTATCCAGAACTTGGCACGGACCTCAGGTTTACTTCAAACAACCCATTTACACCCCCAGAACGAGCCCCTCTGAGAggagagactgaggggagaccttattgctctctacaactccctgaaaggaggttgttgagaggagggtgctgggctcctctctctagtgacagggacaggacaaggggaatggcctcgagctgcacCAGGGCAAGTTCAGACTGgccatgaggaagaaatttttcaccgaaagggccattgggccctggcagaggctgcccagggaggtggtggagtccccacccatggaggtatttaaaagatgggtaaatgaggtgctcagggccatggtttagtgcCAGAACTTGGCAGAGACCTCAGGTTTACTTCAAACAACCCATTTACACCCGCAGAACGAGCCCctctgagaagaggaggctgaggggaaactttattgctctctacgaGAGAGCCAGGTGCCCAAGAAGACcaagcatcctggcttggattaGCAATGGGgcgggcagcaggagcagggaagggattgtcctcTTGGACTTAACGCTGgggaggccacacctcgaatcctgggctCCATTTTGGGAACCCTCATgccaagaaagaccttgaggggctggagcatgtgtggagaagggaatggagctggggaagggtctggagcccaggggttcagGGAGCAGgtgagggccctggggctgattggtctggaggaggctgaggggagacctcatcgctctccgCAGCTCCCGCacaggaggctgtggtgaggcgagtgttgttctcttctccccaagGATAAGAGACAGAACAATAGGGAGCGGACTCAGGTTGTGCTaaaggaggtttagattggatgtcaggaaaaatttctttgctgaaagaccGGTGAAGCCCGGACAGACGCTGAGTGCCGCGGTTCGGCGCCCATCTGAGGCGCTGCGGCGCTCCTCCTGAGGCGGG comes from the Cuculus canorus isolate bCucCan1 chromosome 1, bCucCan1.pri, whole genome shotgun sequence genome and includes:
- the LOC128853739 gene encoding acrosin-like, with translation MNVLFVLTLLALFWPAQGSWDTCETCGLRPSDYQNYSSAHAAGGSDGHPGAWPWIVSVQQIREAGVVHICGGTLIHPQWVLTAAHCFVNTHNVLMWRVVAGIMHLAHEGPEVQVRYIKRILGHKGYSNITQANDIALIELDEPFQCSPYVQLACVPDFSLRVQELKTCYVSGWGATMAGSPGMPPVLLESQVHLLNTHACNSSGWYRGAIHPHNLCAGYPQGGIDTCQGDSGGPLVCQDPHANHSWLVGVTSWGRGCARARRPGVYTSTQYFREWIVAQMGMDLAGAATSTESAKTHFLTISNPGEGPQPEPTQRAVSSTCPFHLDKLKGVFAQLQKVLKFLRGGKD